In the Lolium rigidum isolate FL_2022 unplaced genomic scaffold, APGP_CSIRO_Lrig_0.1 contig_46797_1, whole genome shotgun sequence genome, GCGGAAGATGATAAACAATATAATAATACTTTAACATATGACTATCTCCCTGAAGGTAAAATATTGCATCGTTTATGTATGTGAATTTATTCATAgctgtttttttgttttctattttaagCTCAATATATTTTTCTCTGCCgtggcaacgcgcgggcattgtcctagtctTTCCCAAAGAAAACTACAAAAACTAGGTTATTAATTTTCTTTCCCTAGAAAAAGGTGTTGTAAAAGTAGCCAAACGTGCCATCGAGCTAGTAGGCAGGCTACTTGAAGTGGGGCTATAGTTGGCGACGCATCCTTATCCACCAACACAACACAGAGCCGCTACGTGTACCCTCCACACAAGTAGGCTTTTGCCATTGTATATGAGCTCAGTAGAAAGCGAGTCCTTGATCCTGCGGCAAAGGGAAGCTGTCCCACAAGCAGcacgcaccgccgccgccatcgacgtcaACGACGTCGTCGAGGTTCCACAGGCTGCCCCACGTGGCGCAGGCGCCGTCGATCTCCCCGCTGGACCCCGCGTCGCTCCCCGAGACGCTGGTGGCGCCGCCGTCGAGGAAGTAGGCCGGCATGGGCTGGTACCGCAGGAACTCGTCCACGTCGTCCGGCATGCCTCCCATCGTTaccaggtcgtcgtcgtcgtcctgcgTCAGCGGCGCTGGCCATGTCGCTTCACCAGCATGGCCGCTGGTGGTGTTGTCCGGGCTAGCGGCACCGTCGTCGTCCTGGACGTCGTCGCGCTGTAGGTGCTCGTGGTGCCCTCCGGCGCGCATGATCTCGCGCCGCTGCTTCAGGAACCGCGCCCTGGCGCGCTCGATGTTCTTGGACGACGCCTTGGCCTTCTTGAAGTGCGTCCGCCAGTAGTTCTTGATCTCGTTATCCGTCCGACCGGGGAGGCTACGCGCGATCGTCGACCATCTAGCAGAATTGTCCATTGTATGTCAGCTGGATAAATCCCATCGATTGTTCTTGGTATGCGCATGCATGAACACAGATTTTTTCTGTTCCATTACCTGTTTCCCCACAAGGCGTGCAGCTCGAGTATGACGCTCTCCTCCTGCGGCGTGATCTTGCCTTTCTTGAGGTCAGGTCTCAGGTAGTTAACCCACCGAAGCCTGCAGCTCTTTCCGCTTCTCTTCAGACCTGCAGAAGAAAGTGTTTCATTAGCTCTAGCCATCCCAGTAGACGAACATGCATGCGCTTGCATGCAGTTCAAAGCCATTAATTAACGCGCTTAATACATGCATGCTACTCTGAGTGTCTCTGACAGAAGAGTTAAGGGAAACCAAAGAAGGAAAATGTCGGAACAAGAGCAGGAATGAGTCATCACTCATCAGTACCGGTGAGCTTGGCGACAGAGTTCCATCTCCCTTCCCCCTGCTGCCTCACGTACTCGAGCAGCAGCTTGTCTTCCTGCGCCGTCCAAGGCCCTTTCCTCCACCCTCCCTCCTCCCTTCCCCAACCGAACTGCTCCATTCCAGCAATCACTTGCTACTACCTTAACAGAACTAgcaaaacttgcaaaccaaagTTTGGTTCAGAGGTATTATTCACTTCCTCGTAATCGTACTCTCTGTCTATCTCCCGAGTGATCGAGCGAGTGAGAGCCCGATCGAGGCTAGATGTGCAACAAACCGAGTGTGCTATCGCTGCATATATACTAGCACGGTCTCCGGGTCGCCGGTCACCACAGACCAGGTCGCTGTCAGGGGCACTCCACTGTCACTACGCTCTCTGATCGAGGAGGTGGCACGGGATCGGCTGCCGGAAATGCCCCCACGGCCGGCGATTGATGTCGCCGGTAATTCTAATCAACCTTTTGCTTCTCTTTTTCTCGACAGGCATGATGACGGATTACCGACTGGCCCTAGGTTTTCTTGCCGAAAGCGCGGCCTCTATCGCCTAGCTTAGCTGCGTTATTTGGGTGTTGCTTTGTGTAGCCACGACAGGGACAAACCACGGATTGTTTCCTATTGTTTGTAGCTAACTGTTCATCCGGCCTCCAGGTAAGGCAGATCCTTGCCTGCAAGTTTTTTCGATAACACTCAGGCCCCCGATCAAAGATCAACTGACCAGTAATTGGGATTTGGGAGTGCATGCCCATGGCCTCgattgttttattttttttggtTATGTTCAGTTTCTTGCTGTTACCGGCTCGGTGTCGTGCGAGTGCGACTATTCTAGATGCTCCAACAGGATGCCGTAGATTTGGTGCTGTTTAACAATAGTCCTAGTGCATCTTTCTTTCGCTAGCTAAAAGATTAGCAACCAGTGTAGTATAATTGATGAACATGGGCTCAAATATTCGTTCTAGAAAGAGCTGGGCGTGATTCCTACGGTTCATGTGCGTTGCTCCACGTGTATTCATACAAGAGGACGTGTAGTACTATGGCGTACGGGAAGCTCGCGCTGGTGGCAGCATATCCACGTTACTAACGATTAAAGCAAGTACTCCCTCTGATACTAAAATAGATGTCTTAATTACTTTTATCTATATATGTGGATCTATCTATATTTAGTTTAGTAATAGACACATTTGTATATCTAAAAAAGTTAAGATGCTTATTTTAGAACAGAAGAAGTACAACAAAATCTAATCATCTCGCTATAAGGATATAAACACTACCTCCCTGAAGAGATGTCACAATTTTATCTAAATTTCAATGTACActcacatccaaatttagacaaacattTAACATATTTTTTGTTGGCGGGGGAGTTTAAATTTGTGCTTAGTTGGAGGAAAGAAAAGAGTAAAGAATATAAGTGGGTTCTAATGCAAcggctagctctagcacgtactctagccactttgtgagagtgaatggtgggtCATATATTGATAAAGTAGACAAACATTTAACATATTTTTTTTTGTTGACGGAGGGAGTTTATATTTGTTCTTAGTTGGAGGAAAGAAAAGAGTAAAGAATATAAGTGGGTTCTAATGCAAcggctagctctagcacgtactCTAGCCACTTTGTGAGAGTGGAAGGTGAGTCATatattgataaagtagtacacaTATACTGGCTATATGTTAACTTTTttattgaaacgaggcaaaaggttttccatttttattGTTAGAGAAAAAGTTTAAAGTTTAGTACAAATGCGTAGGAGAAGTCCTAGGATTTTAACAAAAGCCTACTCTCCCGATATTACATAGCTCAAATATTTTGCACCGGCCAAGCCCCAAGCACGAGCCTCATCTTTGATCTTGGCAATGACTGTGCTAGCGGTAGATTGATGGTGGCGAAACACTCTAGTATTGCGCTCCTTACAAACTTTCCAAGAAATAAGCATGATCAAGAAAGTTATCGCTTTTCTATGTTGCCCTCTAGCCAAGGCGATATTTGTCCTCCACATATCAACGGAAGGCCCATCTACCCAATTCTACATTTAACCCTCCGGGATGCTGCACCAAGAAAGGACCTCTCTCCAAACTCGTTTGTTAAATCTGCACTTGTACATGAGATGGTCCGCCGTCTCTTGATCTTGATTGCATAGGGGAAATTTTCCACAATTCTCCCAACCCCTACTTGAAGTCTCTCCGCCGTCCACACATGATTTTGCATACTCAACCAAGCAAAGAATTTACATTTAGGGGTGCGCACATTTTCCATCCACATGTGATGTATATGTTAACTATACATAACGGACAAGGTATTTCTGAACCTGGGTGTAGATGCTCCTGGTtgaataaaaaaattcaaaaaaatagcaaaaaaaattcaaaaaaaaatctgaattttttggAGAATGAGCATGAACAAGTGTTCTAACTGTACACCAAAAATCTCCGGAAAAAAACATATGTAAtggtctgtgcaaaaaagacaaatcggaGTGATGTAAGAAACAAATCTAGATGTTCCAAACAGCACcgcattttgtcttttttgcacggaCCAATATACACATCTTTTCTCAGAGATTTTTGGTGTGAAGTTAGGACACTTGTTTATGTTCGTTGTCCAgatatttcagatttttttgaatttgtataCTATTTGTTTTGATACTTTTATTCAATCAAGAGCATCTACACCCAAGTTCAAAACTGTTTTTTTGATACATAACATCTTACTTATAGCCAACATCTAGCTACACTATTGAACTTGCTCTTCGAGGTACACATATGTTCCGCATCAGCCCGCTAAATCAAGGGACAGCGTAAATTGAACTAATCATCAATAAAGATACAACTAACCTGATAAATTTTGACTATGGAGCATTGCAGCGGGGAAGATGGGGCGCCGCTTTGCTCCCATTATCTCTCGGCCTGGGTATAATGGATATGCGATCGGGCTAGTGGTGGGAGAGCAATGGCTGTTAAACATCCTGTATCTATATTCTATACTGTATAGGTATGATGTAGTATACCCTTTATACATGCCATGTTCGAGGCTCTTTATACCCTGTATAAACATATTTCCTGCCTTGTTTATGCATGGTGACAGTGAATCCAACGTATTGATCCTGCCTTGTTGTCAAAAATGAAGAAGAAAAACTAGATCTGGGCCTCGAGATTTGCTAGCATAAAACCCCCAATTTTCTAGCAAAATTTATCGATTGGTATCACTTCACATTCCGAGGACAAAAATCTACCACATTTTACATAGGTTTTCGCAAAAAGCACTAATCATACATCGAACCTGAATTGACACAAAAACTGACATGTGAGAAGCATTTGTTAGATCAAATTTGCTGATGTGGGTTGTCTCCCACTTGTCAGCAACAATTAAGAAAATCaaaatatttgaagaaaaggaaaaacgtGGAAGTCTAAAAAAAATGGAATGGCACCGCCACCGGCCGACCCCATTGCGGTGACCcatcataccactgcatgttgtagtatacaagtcgttgatatgatattcatgaagggacttcttcacaaatatcacatccttcagagtggtacaacagaaatattaCAGGTCATAATACTTCagattatattacaaacatggATCTTAACaaattggtattctcacaggtccgatgagaacaccctatgaTATTACTTACGTACCATTACAACTCAAACTTACTAGACATgatgagctcagcaacttatttaggtaagtcactacgctgctcggctccgaGATGTCTAGGGTAAAACTCTACTCCTCCACCTCTGTATCGTcaactccgtagactatcccatagtacaCGCCTTTAACTCCTCTTGAAAGATCTTGCTCTTCATAGACCACCTTGTAGTCGCCTTCGTGTGCTCCGGTGCAGGACTCCTCTTCATGATCAcattctagcaagggtgtcgaaagaaagtgagtacagatgtACTTAGCAAGTTTAAAAGAGAAAagatgtttgatgcactagctacgaccgttgatcagaaaatctcaggtcaatgcatgtttcgtttcttcaaaaggtttattttattttgaaaactatgcccgccagtcttcacatgttgaccagaacttcacggagttcctttcctgccgcgttcgtagtccccttcccggaacagggagtgacaagccacaatttgatacactctgtagATGTGCGTTACTTtctcataagagaacttatccttgttgccaatcgggcgtactttcccgtccacacttccttggtgtgaggcccagtataagaaccaagccaatcactgccttctctgaGACCcctcatacccacccttttgtattcAGAGGGCCCTCGATCGCTTACTTATATAGAGCGCTTGATCCTCGGCCAtgatacaatccatcatagaccctaTTGCACAATGACGTCCACCTGGGACCGGAGAGCTTTATGGCCTCTCAACCTTACTGTGGGGCAAACAGCACACCACAGCGCCGAAAAATAGGCATCCGTTGATATGCGAAAGGAAGAAGATACAACTGAttaccctagagccattatagatctcatggttaacgcgaaatgtacggtgctagaatcactacatggcattggtgattagtcctagatgagtagaacccttgcaatggaacctccaccatcaacatttACCAtggtccattgcccaccacataatcatattcataattgtaaaagtaacattttattttcaatgcaggagtgttaagtataatactttgcgagtaaattgataaatcaatatgacatgagcaagagtgaacatGCCCggagactgcgagatagtgcatttcgaaggtttggatggaacctggacctcgggttctaaaaagaagcatcattgtccgataaggataatattataaaatccaaatgatacaTACATGAGtgatttatttttatgttgaatccctttccctgGAGTACTTATTAAGATTTGGGTGATTAAATCCTTATTTGAATATTTATGCCTTAGGTAGTAATTTATAATCTTCAAATCTTAATTTTGATATGTTTTTCCTTAAAAAGGAAAATATTTAAGagtaatagaattttcctttAGAAAATATTCATTTCAAATAaaagaatttgaaataatagaattTCCCCCACTTGAAATATTTATCTCAAAAGAAAGGATTTGGAATATTAGAATATTTCCTTTAGAAAATATTTGTTTTTAAATGAAAagatttggaataatagaattttattttgaaaatacttgattaagaaatatttaaattcatttggaattttccttgattttgatATCAAAGAAAAATTGCAAACCTTAAATTCCAAGTTTGGAATTCATTTTAAACTTTCCAAAATTTAAACTTGTATTGTTTATttcctttcttattttattctggttgagaattatttttaatgtagtattccaatttttcttgaatttttttaagGTATTCAtaatttatttgaatttttttcaaagtgtaagggttatttgaattggTGAAAAGACAAAACTGTCGCTAGGCCCACCTGCTAGGTCAACCCACTGGTTGAAACAGACCGGCCTAGGTCGGTCGGCCCACCGGCCTCATTTCCCCTCTCTCTCACTCGttacgaaccctaaccctaactaacCTCTCTGGCGATTCCCGTGGCGATGGCATTGCCGCCACAGTCGCCGCCATGCTCCGGCTGACTCCGGCGGTTCTGGAGCTCGCCGCAGGTCGCGTTCGACGCAGCACACGATGGCGCATCTATCTATCCGCGTCGATTTGAAGCTCGTCGCATCTCCTGCTCGTGCGCAAGCCCTACCGTGCCTAGGGTTGACGATCTCCGTCGATCTGGACTACCCGGACGTGTTGGTGCTGTtcgccgctgatacgtccaaaacgtatctactttcccgaacacttttgctattgtttcgcctctaatttgtgtattttggatacaactaacatggactaacgctgttttcagcagaattgccctggtgtcttgtttttgtgcagaaaatcaactttcaggaaaatccccggaaataattgcaatgggcctattttcacagaagacttacggagccagaagacgagacggaggggggccacgaggcgcccacaccgccaggcggcgcggtgggcccctgggccgcgccgccctatggtggcgccgactcggccagcccccgacgctcccctctggattaCTTAAggtccttgacctaaaaacgcacgggggttcgacgaatttgccagaagacatccagaactccgccgccatcgcgaaactccatctcgggatcagaaactccgttttggcaccctgccgggacggggaattggaggagatcatcgccatcatcaccaccgacgcctctccatcgaccatccatgtttcccccatccatgtgtgagtaaatccccgttgtaagttgtaggggatggtagggattggatgagattgttcatgtaatagcataagattgttagggcatagtgcctagtatccgttgttcgtacttttatgatattgttgcaacttgttatgcttaatgcttgtcactagggcctgagtgccatgatttcagatctgaacatgttattgattcatgatgatattcattgttttatgatcttacctgcaagttgtatacacatattgctgtccggaacccgaggccccaaactgacagaaattgggacaaccggaggggaaggctgtgatatgaggatcacatgtgttcacggagtgttaatgctttgctccggtgctctattaaaaggcgtaccttaattaccagtagattccctagaggcctgatacgtctcaaacgtatctataatttcttatgttccatgttagttttatgacaatactcacatggtgtgcaagtttctcattgcgagcacgtacgactatatacggaacacatgcctatggttatttagtacttggatactgttttattactctctgcaaatgccctgccttgattgttatatgagttctcttatccatgcaacgcTCGTTCATCCattcctgtgcctacagtattttaatcttactgtttactataatcactactgctatctttattacactgctgcttattgatggcgtgtatttcacacgttcgttgggaaatgatgtctacgggagcttctattcttgtagacagtgttgggcctccaagagcagaggtttgtagaacagcagcaagtttcccttaagtggatacccaaggtttatcgaactcagggaggaagaggtcaaagatatccctctcatgcaaccctgcaaccacaaagcaagaagtctcttgtgtccccaacacacctaataggtgcactagttcggcgaagagatagtgaaatacaggtggtataaataagtatgagcgagtagcaacggtgccggaaaagtgcttggcgtgtagttgatggtggtggtattgcagcgagtagtaacgcataaaacgatgaaacaagcggtagtaactcagcagtatttaggaacaaggcctagggattacactttcactagtggacactctcaacattgatcacataacagaatagataaatgcatactctacacttttgttggatgatgaacacattgcgtaggattacacgaaccctcaatgccggagttaacaagctccacaataatgctcatgtttaagtaacctttagtgtaagatagatcaacgctactaaaccaagtactagcatagcatcacactgtcaccttcatgcatatgtaggaggaatagatcacatcaataatatcatagcaatagttaactccataatctacaagagatcatgatcatagcacaaaccaagtactaacacggtgcacacctctgtcacctttacacacgtgcgggaggaatagaactactttaataacacatcactagagtagcacatagataaattgtgatacaaacacattgcaatcataaagagatataaataagcacctcactatgccattcaacggtgaataagtattctgtgaaatctagcctaagagacccacacggtgcacacacttgtcacctttacacacgtgggacgaggagtctccggagatcacataagtaaaactcacttgactagcataatgacatctagattacaagcatcatcatatgaatctcaatcatgtaaggcagctcatgagattattgtattggagcacataggagagagatgaaccacatagctaccggtacagccccgagcctcgatggagaactactccctcctcatgggagcagcagcggtgatgaagatggcggtggagatggcagcggtgtcgatggagaagccttccgggggcacttccccgctccggcagggtgccggaacagagactcctgtcccccagatcttggcttcgcgatggcggcggctctggaaggttttcgtggttttcgtcgaacgcgtcgatgttttcgatccaggggctttttataggcgaagaggcggcgccagggggtcgaagggctggccaaaccctaggggggcgcgggccccccctaggccgcgccagggtatggtgtggtgggcctgtgccccctccgggtccctctcgtgtgttccggatgcttccggggattctaagatctttggcgttgatttcgtccgattccgagaatatttcgttactaggatttctgaaaccaaaaacagcgagaaaacgagaaccggcacttcggcatcttgttaataggttagttccggaaaatgcacgaatatgacataaa is a window encoding:
- the LOC124681566 gene encoding MYB-like transcription factor EOBI: MEQFGWGREEGGWRKGPWTAQEDKLLLEYVRQQGEGRWNSVAKLTGLKRSGKSCRLRWVNYLRPDLKKGKITPQEESVILELHALWGNRWSTIARSLPGRTDNEIKNYWRTHFKKAKASSKNIERARARFLKQRREIMRAGGHHEHLQRDDVQDDDGAASPDNTTSGHAGEATWPAPLTQDDDDDLVTMGGMPDDVDEFLRYQPMPAYFLDGGATSVSGSDAGSSGEIDGACATWGSLWNLDDVVDVDGGGGACCLWDSFPLPQDQGLAFY